The Montipora capricornis isolate CH-2021 chromosome 6, ASM3666992v2, whole genome shotgun sequence genome has a window encoding:
- the LOC138051336 gene encoding espin-like isoform X1, translated as MAEAERALIAAKEGDLQTLRSLRRSVPFAVDVYGATTLHYASRTGQLACTKWLVEAIGISPIARGKSGATPLHDAATQGQLHCVKYFLDSRVVDVKTRDLSGHTALHFAARFGRFETVKWLIEHENCNARAKSRNHMTPVHFAASGGHLNCLELLVSKAGHGSVNDPATDGTTPLYLASQDGNLDCLKYLHSVGGKCNARARDGMLPIHGAAQNGQLDCVGYLIDSGQAEWDERDTSGATPAHYAAAQGHVNVLKWLNLEGDISTTDELGGSPLHDAAEQGQFECVRYLVENASLDVDQTDKEGLTPLALAMKSGHRRCIDYLKIAASKKAKAQKRQIKIQNNEDSYKSTKAIAGKQPTREYSGVNSTVMSSAEMANPMHFTGDFDSNNNDTGSEVKIQAKRYFPSFSFAEEGSVVSKKLYNTSKQDRSAKTVGRITSSSLVGDIDVNNNVASNVRSTGNDFSNTGVTYSNIGSNHFKANNIRWRSNKVKRQERTEISDSISSSDSASVLLQTATFPLHSSQPREATLLASSERVNPFRERQFQPLPHIDGVIPPPAEFSENLVFTRQ; from the exons ATGGCAGAAGCCGAGCGAGCACTTATCGCAGCAAAAGAAGGCGATCTTCAAACCTTGCGATCACTGCGTCGTTCAGTTCCCTTCGCTGTCGATGTTTATGGAGCGACAACCCTTCATTACGCTTCGAGAACGGGACAACTGGCTTGCACTAAATGGCTCGTAGAAGCAATTGGGATTTCTCCGATTGCTCGTGGAAAAAGTGGGGCTACACCACTGCATGATGCTGCAACTCAAGGACAGCTGCACTGTGTGAAATATTTCCTTGATAGTCGTGTAGTTGACGTGAAAACGAGAGATTTATCTGGCCATACAGCGCTGCACTTCGCTGCAAGGTTCGGCAGATTTGAGACAGTGAAGTGGTTGATTGAGCACGAAAATTGTAACGCGAGAGCCAAGTCGAGGAATCACATGACTCCAGTCCATTTTGCTGCTTCTGGAGGCCATCTGAACTGCTTAGAGCTTTTGGTTTCTAAAGCTGGACATGG TTCAGTCAATGACCCTGCAACTGATGGAACAACACCGCTGTACCTTGCATCACAGGATGGCAATTTAGACTGCCTCAAATATCTGCACAGTGTCGGTGGCAAATGCAATGCCAGAGCCAGAGATGGAATGCTGCCAATTCATGGTGCTGCTCAAAATGGCCAACTAGACTGTGTGGGTTATCTG ATTGATAGCGGCCAGGCTGAATGGGATGAAAGAGACACATCAGGTGCCACACCTGCACATTATGCTGCAGCACAGG GGCATGTTAATGTTTTAAAGTGGCTTAACTTGGAAGGTGATATTTCAACAACTGATGAGCTTGGGGGATCACCTCTTCATGATGCAGCAGAACAGGGACAGTTTGAG TGTGTCAGGTACTTGGTTGAAAATGCCAGTTTGGATGTTGACCAGACTGACAAGGAAGGTCTGACACCATTAGCTTTGGCAATGAAGAGTGGACATCGGCGCTGTATAGATTACCTCAAGATAGCTGCTTCCAAG AAAGCAAAGGcacaaaaaagacaaataaaaatacaaaacaatgaagACAGCTACAAGTCCACTAAAGCAATCGCTGGGAAACAACCTACGAGAGAATACTCTGGCGTGAACTCGACGGTCATGTCCTCCGCGGAGATGGCAAACCCTATGCATTTTACCGGTGATTTCGACAGCAATAATAATGATACAGGTAGCGAGGTGAAAATACAAGCAAAGAGGTATTTCCCATCCTTTTCATTTGCTGAAGAAGGCTCCGTAGTGTCAAAAAAGCTATATAATACATCAAAACAAGACCGGTCAGCTAAAACCGTAGGTCGCATCACTAGCAGCAGCCTTGTTGGCGACATCGATGTCAACAATAATGTTGCCAGTAATGTCCGCTCTACTGGCAATGATTTTTCCAACACTGGCGTCACCTATTCCAACATTGGCAGCAATCATTTCAAGGCTAACAATATCAGATGGCGCAGCAACAAAGTAAAACGACAAGAACGAACGGAGATCTCCGATTCAATTTCTTCCTCAGATTCAGCTTCAGTGTTACTTCAAACGGCAACATTTCCATTGCACAGCTCACAGCCGAGAGAAGCAACGCTCCTTGCCTCTTCGGAACGAGTGAATCCCTTTAGAGAGAGGCAGTTCCAGCCATTACCACACATTGACGGCGTCATTCCTCCACCGGCGGAGTTCTCCGAAAATTTAG
- the LOC138051336 gene encoding espin-like isoform X2, producing the protein MAEAERALIAAKEGDLQTLRSLRRSVPFAVDVYGATTLHYASRTGQLACTKWLVEAIGISPIARGKSGATPLHDAATQGQLHCVKYFLDSRVVDVKTRDLSGHTALHFAARFGRFETVKWLIEHENCNARAKSRNHMTPVHFAASGGHLNCLELLVSKAGHGSVNDPATDGTTPLYLASQDGNLDCLKYLHSVGGKCNARARDGMLPIHGAAQNGQLDCVGYLIDSGQAEWDERDTSGATPAHYAAAQGHVNVLKWLNLEGDISTTDELGGSPLHDAAEQGQFECVRYLVENASLDVDQTDKEGLTPLALAMKSGHRRCIDYLKIAASKARWAQQNTIHLPVDHRSSSVASKRYDEKLILYTL; encoded by the exons ATGGCAGAAGCCGAGCGAGCACTTATCGCAGCAAAAGAAGGCGATCTTCAAACCTTGCGATCACTGCGTCGTTCAGTTCCCTTCGCTGTCGATGTTTATGGAGCGACAACCCTTCATTACGCTTCGAGAACGGGACAACTGGCTTGCACTAAATGGCTCGTAGAAGCAATTGGGATTTCTCCGATTGCTCGTGGAAAAAGTGGGGCTACACCACTGCATGATGCTGCAACTCAAGGACAGCTGCACTGTGTGAAATATTTCCTTGATAGTCGTGTAGTTGACGTGAAAACGAGAGATTTATCTGGCCATACAGCGCTGCACTTCGCTGCAAGGTTCGGCAGATTTGAGACAGTGAAGTGGTTGATTGAGCACGAAAATTGTAACGCGAGAGCCAAGTCGAGGAATCACATGACTCCAGTCCATTTTGCTGCTTCTGGAGGCCATCTGAACTGCTTAGAGCTTTTGGTTTCTAAAGCTGGACATGG TTCAGTCAATGACCCTGCAACTGATGGAACAACACCGCTGTACCTTGCATCACAGGATGGCAATTTAGACTGCCTCAAATATCTGCACAGTGTCGGTGGCAAATGCAATGCCAGAGCCAGAGATGGAATGCTGCCAATTCATGGTGCTGCTCAAAATGGCCAACTAGACTGTGTGGGTTATCTG ATTGATAGCGGCCAGGCTGAATGGGATGAAAGAGACACATCAGGTGCCACACCTGCACATTATGCTGCAGCACAGG GGCATGTTAATGTTTTAAAGTGGCTTAACTTGGAAGGTGATATTTCAACAACTGATGAGCTTGGGGGATCACCTCTTCATGATGCAGCAGAACAGGGACAGTTTGAG TGTGTCAGGTACTTGGTTGAAAATGCCAGTTTGGATGTTGACCAGACTGACAAGGAAGGTCTGACACCATTAGCTTTGGCAATGAAGAGTGGACATCGGCGCTGTATAGATTACCTCAAGATAGCTGCTTCCAAG GCAAGATGGGCCCAGCAAAACACAATACATCTTCCAGTCGACCATCGATCATCTTCAGTTGCCAGTAAACGATACGATGAGAAATTGATCTTATATACGTTATAA
- the LOC138051337 gene encoding transcription initiation factor TFIID subunit 10-like, with amino-acid sequence MADAQATNSAVQSKPNTATSSVSNSQAQSTQSTTSSTTASSHMDTKVRNAGASLAEFLTQLEDYTPTIPDAVTAYYLNRSGFDSSDPRVVRMISLAAQKFVSDIANDALQHCKMRGSGQSSRKSGKDKRYTLTMEDLTPALSEYGITVRKPPYFV; translated from the exons ATGGCCGACGCTCAGGCGACAAATTCAGCTGTTCAAAGCAAACCGAATACTGCAACTAGTAGCGTTTCCAACAGCCAGGCACAATCAACTCAGTCTACTACTTCTAGTACAACAGCTTCATCGCACATGGATACTAAAGTCAGAAACGCTGGAGCCTCATTAGCAGAGTTTTTAACCCAGCTTGAAGACTACACACCAACG ATTCCAGATGCAGTGACAGCTTATTACTTAAATCGTTCAGGGTTTGACTCTTCGGATCCAAGAGT GGTGAGAATGATTTCCCTTGCTGCTCAGAAATTTGTATCAGATATTGCTAATGATGCTCTTCAACATTGTAAAATGAGAGGCTCAGGGCAGAGTTCTCGGAAATCGGGAAAA GATAAGCGATACACTTTGACAATGGAAGACCTGACACCAGCACTTAGTGAATATGGTATAACTGTCAGAAAGCCACCTTATTTTGTATGA
- the LOC138051338 gene encoding DDB1- and CUL4-associated factor 10-like: protein MGESKPETSSGDKVSLARAKPWTSLSYLRHREIQGMVGVTRNDSVISKYYKHLSLRKIWGPDDKTDSYDHGAIFNVEFSPTGDFLVAACERHSLLVFDPLCQKQVTCVRRAHQDCVNCVRFLDSRSFVTCSDDTTVALWDCRNLKSKVLSLEGHTNWVKSIEYHRPSGLIVTSAFDDTVRTWDINRYANDGTAHGRVVLQFSNLIRMKICPDGQKMIISAIPGHLLVIHNLNLDYLQYDIEGDEYPFFGAMDSSLVSFASHRWPSKARNALEIIQDFPDECCPWCISSIEVHPHGWCTVARYTCRNSRNEWTVLHDIQDISELTPGEAPSCFPRRLTHSIQEPNVAKGYIKEHCFSMDGRIICSPFGNSARILSFNSQCDELSSCIHGVPSELYDLKTLITHKHAVVTCRFSPKHLLLSLGCLGGRVSFFQPKL from the exons ATGGGAGAGTCAAAACCTGAAACATCTTCTGGGGACAAAGTCAGTTTGGCTCGTGCTAAACCCTGGACTTCTCTTTCGTATCTTCGACACCGAGAGATCCAAGGAATGGTCGGTGTTACGAGAAACGACTCTGTGATATCAAAATATTATAAACATTTATCGTTGCGAAAAATATGGGGCCCCGACGACAAAACAGACAGTTACGATCATGGAGCTATATTTAACGTGGAGTTTTCACCGACAGGTGATTTCCTTGTGGCTGCCTGTGAAAGACACAGTTTACTTGTGTTTGATCCACTTTGTCAAAAACAGGTCACATGTGTGCGAAGGGCACATCAAGATTGTGTCAACTGTGTTCGATTCTTGGACAGCCGAAGCTTTGTCACTTGTTCTGATGATACTACTGTAGCTCTCTGGGATTGCAGGAACCTTAAAAGTAAAGTTCTTAGTTTGGAAGGTCACACAAACTGGGTTAAAAGTATAGAATACCACAGACCCTCTGGGTTAATTGTGACGTCAGCTTTTGACGATACGGTTCGAACATGGGACATCAACAGATACGCCAATGATGGTACAGCTCATGGTAGGGTTGTTCTGCAATTCTCAAACTTAATCCGTATGAAAATATGTCCTGATGGTCAAAAAATGATCATTTCAGCCATTCCTGGTCACCTTCTTGTGATCCATAATCTAAATCTTGACTACTTGCAGTATGACATAGAAGGTGATGAATATCCCTTTTTTGGTGCAATGGATTCCTCCCTTGTTAGCTTTGCCAGTCATCGCTGGCCAAGTAAGGCAAGGAATGCCTTGGAAATTATTCAAGATTTTCCAGACGAGTGCTGCCCATGGTGCATTTCGTCTATAGAAGTCCATCCACATGGCTGGTGCACTGTTGCAAGATACACTTGCAGGAATTCAAGGAATGAATGGACTGTGCTCCATGATATTCAAGACATTTCTGAACTAACACCTG GTGAAGCGCCCAGCTGCTTTCCACGACGCCTCACACACAGCATACAAGAGCCAAATGTTGCAAAGGGCTACATCAAGGAACACTGCTTTAGCATGGATGGAAGAATCATTTGCTCTCCATTTGGCAATTCGGCCAGAATTCTCAGTTTTAATTCACAATGCGATGAATTGTCTTCTTGTATTCATGGCGTTCCCTCAGAACTTTACGATTTGAAAACACTTATCACTCATAAGCACGCTGTTGTTACGTGCAGATTCTCGCCGAAACATTTGCTTCTGTCGTTGGGTTGTTTGGGTGGGAGGGTCAGCTTTTTTCAGCCGAAATTGTGA